In the genome of Streptomyces pactum, one region contains:
- a CDS encoding YihY/virulence factor BrkB family protein, with the protein MQPAETPEEPAERPSGRLRKARALSRKTSKRRTAWLLLKDTVNSCMEYRVTGLAAEAAFFTLLSLPPLLLGLIGLLGYVDAWTDTHTVLTIRDNILDASGTVLSERGVNEVARPLLDDVVEGGRPDVISLGFAIALWSGSRAVNVFVDTITVMYGLEGQRGIVRTRLLAFLLYLIALVIGAMALPLLVVGPETMVDIVPWSGTLVRVLYWPVVMLLSIAFLTTLYHVSVPVRSAWRDDIPGALIALAMWVLGSFLLRIYLVHTVEGPTIYGSLAAPVAVLLWIGISAFAVLVGAAVNAAIDRVWPSVAIAAARAERAARLKAEARAAEAAARARAASWADEDLDDLDDDELDDLWGPFGEAAGDPPSEYPERWAQFLPPEDLRSRLHGRRGPDRGSDDH; encoded by the coding sequence GTGCAGCCTGCAGAAACTCCGGAGGAACCAGCGGAGCGGCCCTCCGGCCGGCTCCGCAAGGCCCGTGCGCTCTCCCGCAAGACGTCCAAACGCCGGACCGCATGGCTGCTGCTGAAGGACACGGTCAACTCCTGCATGGAGTACCGGGTGACCGGGCTGGCTGCGGAAGCGGCGTTCTTCACCCTGCTCTCCCTGCCCCCGCTGCTGCTCGGTCTGATCGGGCTGCTCGGCTACGTGGACGCGTGGACCGACACCCACACCGTCCTCACCATCCGGGACAACATCCTGGACGCCTCCGGCACGGTGCTCTCCGAGCGAGGGGTGAACGAGGTCGCCCGGCCGCTGCTGGACGACGTGGTGGAGGGCGGGCGGCCGGACGTGATCTCGCTCGGTTTCGCCATCGCGCTGTGGTCGGGCTCCCGGGCGGTCAACGTCTTCGTGGACACCATCACCGTGATGTACGGCCTGGAGGGGCAGCGGGGGATCGTCCGGACCCGGCTGCTGGCGTTCCTGCTCTACCTGATCGCCCTGGTCATCGGGGCGATGGCGCTGCCGCTGCTGGTGGTCGGCCCGGAGACCATGGTGGACATCGTGCCGTGGAGCGGGACCCTGGTGCGGGTGCTGTACTGGCCGGTGGTGATGCTGCTGTCCATCGCCTTCCTCACCACCCTGTACCACGTGTCGGTCCCGGTGCGTTCCGCGTGGCGGGACGACATCCCCGGCGCGCTGATCGCCCTGGCCATGTGGGTGCTGGGCAGCTTCCTGCTCCGGATCTACCTGGTGCACACGGTCGAGGGGCCCACCATCTACGGCTCGCTCGCCGCCCCGGTCGCGGTGCTGCTGTGGATCGGCATCTCGGCCTTCGCGGTGCTGGTGGGTGCGGCCGTGAACGCCGCCATCGACCGGGTCTGGCCGTCGGTGGCGATCGCCGCCGCCCGCGCGGAGCGCGCGGCCCGGCTGAAGGCCGAGGCCCGGGCCGCGGAGGCGGCGGCCCGGGCACGGGCGGCCTCCTGGGCGGACGAGGACCTCGACGACCTCGACGACGACGAGCTGGACGACCTGTGGGGCCCGTTCGGCGAGGCGGCCGGGGACCCGCCGTCGGAGTACCCCGAGCGCTGGGCCCAGTTCCTGCCGCCGGAGGACCTGCGGTCCCGGCTGCACGGCCGCCGCGGCCCGGACCGCGGCTCCGACGACCACTGA